CCCGCCTTTACCGGAAACCCTGAGTTTGCTGCCACTTTCGATTCCTGCCGGAATCCGCACTTTGATCTGTTCGACCTTCCCTTCGGAGTGATAGTCGATGCGGCGTTCTCCGCCCTGCACGGCCAACCGAAACGGAATGCTGATTTGCATCGAATAATCCTGGCCTTTGACCGGTCTTCTGGACCTGCGGCCGCCGCCGAACAGCTGACTGAACAGATCTTCCCCGTTGAAGCCATTGCCGAAAATATCGCCGGGGTTGATATTGCGGAAAATATCCTCCTGGCTGTAGCGCTGCTGAAATCCCGCTGCCCCGAACTGATCATACTGGCGGCGCTTGTCAGGATCGGAGAGAACAGCATAAGCTTCGGTGATTTTTTTAAACTGGTCCTCGGCTTTTTTATCGCCCGGATTCTTGTCCGGGTGATATTTCTGGGCCAGTTTGCGGTAGGCCTTTTTTATTTCTGCGCTCTCGGCGTTTCGTGCGACACCGAGGGTGTGATAATAGTCTTCTGCCATGGGTATGGATCTCCTGGAAATGACTGAACAGCGTTAATATAAAAGTGGCTATTTAAAGCGTCAAGAGTCTGCCGAGGATAAAATTTAAATAAATACGGGAGAGGGCAAAACTTATACACAAAATACACTTGAAAATGGTGAAAAAGAAAATAAACTACATTGTTGCGTAGAAAACCCACCTAAAATGAAAAGTAGGAGTACCCCACATGTTTGTACAAGACCACCCGGCAGCGGTCGAGAACGCCAGCATTGCCGAAGGGATTGCTGCTGTTGAACAGGGCAATACCGCTTTGGCCATGAACCTGTTCAGTCGGCTCAAGGCTGCCGAAATGACCCCGTTACTGTTGTCTTATCAGGCCTATTGCCTGGCCTGCGAACGAAAAACCATGCAAAAGGCGCTTAACCTGGCGTTGCGAGCACTCAAAGCTGATCGGACGCATCCGCTGATTTATTTGAACCTGGGGCGGATTTACCAGGTGGCCGGGTATGAAGGGAAAGCCCTGCACTTCTATCAACAGGGCCTGCATTATCAGCGCCATCCGCTGCTGCTGCGCAAGATGGAACTGCTCTGCCCGCGCCGCCGTTGTCTCTTTCCGTTTCTGAGTCGTTCCAATCCCCTGAATGTGTTGGCCGGCAAAATTCTTTCCAAAATCTTTTAACCATTCGATTTCATGTGTTAAAAATCTATGGTATGGTCTAGCGCGGACGGCAGCTGAAAAATCAGCCCGTCCGCGAGTCGCAGGTAAAGCGGCACAAATAGAGTCTATGAACTGCTTTTTTCTGGAGCTTTTATGACCCGTATTGCTGTAATCGGAGCCGGTATTTCCGGATTGGCGACGGCTTACGCCATTGAACAACAGGCGCTAAGTGCCGGCTTGACCGTGGAAACCCGTGTGTTTGAAAAAGACTCTCGCAGCGGTGGGAAAATCTGGTCGATTCATGAGGATGGTTTTATTTGTGAGTGGGGACCGAACGGTTTTCTCGATAATAAACCGATGACCCTGGATCTCTGCCGACAGCTGGGGGTTGATAACCTGCTCCTCCGCTCGGATGACAATGCACGGAAGCGGTTTATTTATTCGGGACAAGAGCTGCATCGCCTGCCGGAGAACGGTCCCTCGTTTCTGAAGTCGGGATTGATCTCGTGGCCGGGGAAATTACGCCTGGCCGGAGAAATGCTGATTCCCAAGCGCAAGGACCAGGGGGATGAAACTCTTGCTGAATTCGGGCGCCGGCGCCTGGGCAGCGAGGCCCTGGACAAACTGATTGCGCCGATGGTGTCCGGCATTTTTGCCGGTGACCCGGAAACCATGAGTCTGAAAAGCTGTTTCCCGCGGATTTACGAACTGGAACAACAATACGGCGGTTTGCTGAAGGCGATGCTGAAATTGGCCAAACAGAAGCGGGCCGAACAAAAGGCCGGTAAAGTGGTGGCCAGTGCCGCTGGTCCGGGCGGCGTTTTGACCTCTTTTAACGGCGGCATCCAGGACCTGACCAACGCGGCTGCCGCGGCTCTTCAGGGCGAGCTGTTGCTGGGCTGCACGATCAGTGAGTTGGTGCCCAAAGATGGCGGCTTTATCCTGACCGCTGCCGGGGGAGAGCAGTACGATGCTGAGATCGTGGTCACCGCGGCTCCGGCTTTTGCCGTTGCGGCGATGTTGGAGCGGTCTTGTGGTGCTGCTGCTGAGTTGCTTAAAGAGATTCCCTACGCCACGATGAATGTCGTTTGCTTCGGCTACGAACGAGAGCGGATTGAACGTGATCTGGACGGTTTCGGCTATCTGATTCCCAAGGCCGAAGGGAAAAGTATTCTTGGCACCCTGTGGGATTCAAGTATCTTCCCCAATCGCGCTCCAGCCGGTAAGGTGTTGCTGCGGTCAATGATGGGGGGCGCGACCAATCCAGCGGCCATCGAGTTGAGTGAGGAAGAAGTCAAGAGCAAAACCATGACCGATCTGCGGCAGATCATGGGGATCACCTGTGAGCCGGAATTCGTGCGGATCTTTCGCCATCGCCATGCCATACCCCAGTATACGCGGGGGCATGCCGCCCGGGTTGGCGCGATCAGGGAACGGCTGGCGACCATGCCCGAGCTGATTTTGACCGGGAATGCCTTTGGGGGTGTCGGTCTTAATGATTGCGTCAATGCGGCCAACCAGGCTGCTGCCACAGTCATTGAGCGGGTTCGCAAAAGATCCGGCTGAAAGAACTCCCGCCGGGATCAGGTTGTTTCCGACTCTTCTTCCAGCAGCTTCTCAGCCGAAACTTTGAGGGGGGAATAGGTCAGGAAGCGCAGCCCGCCGGCACTGGTGTTCTCGATGATGGAGGTGGGGCCGGAAACCTCCATGGTCGATTCCTCGCTGCTCTCGCCGAGGTTGATCACCACGCGTTCTTTCAGCGAACCGAGGATATTGATCTTGGGATTAGCGGTCTTATGTTCCGTCACTTGAAAGCTTAACAGCTCTTCGGAGAGATCTTCGCGTTCCTCGTCCAGGTTGACCTGGCGCTGAGTCAGAATACCGATGCGCAGTTCGATGGCTTCGCGCAAGGCATTGCGCAGCCCGGACAGGGGTTTTTTGTTCAGGGCGGTCAGGGTTTCACCGATTTTTTTGATCTGTTCGATGACGCTTTTGATGCGGGTTCTGAGAAATTTCAGCCGGTCAGTTTCAGGGAAATAAACGCCTGAGGTGACATAGGTTTTCGCCCCGGCCCGGGCACCGAGGATTTTTACCTCGATGCCTTCCAGCGCGACCGCTTCACCTCCGGAAAGCAAACCTTTCGGGCACTGGATACTGCCTGTCGCTTTCAAAATGGAGTTGCGGACTTCATGCTCGACATGAATGTCGCCCCAGCATTCGATCTGGACCTGGTTGAGGTAGCGGCTGCGGAACGTCCCTTTGCAGGTGACCTTGCCGATGCCCTTGCCGGCCATGCTGCCGAGGGTGACCGGCCCATCCGCTTGAATCTGACAGGCGCCGACGGTTCCGGTGACATTGATCCCTTTGGTGGCCGTGATATGGAAATCATCCAGCACGTCACCTTTGATATCGACGAAGCCGTTAAAGGTAATATGGCCGACCGTCAAGTCGACGTCGCCGGTGACCACCATCTCTTCAGCGATGCTGAGGACATGATTATCCAGCACGGCCCGCCCGGCTCGTTCCGCGATGACCTGGGTGCCGTCGTCACTGATCTTGATGCCGTTGCCCGCAATCAAACGACTGGGTTGACCGGCTTTGGCCGGGATCGGTTTCCCGATGACTGTGAACCCGGCTACGCCCGGGGTCGGCGGATAGATGACCCCGATCTTTTGACCCGGTTCAATATTTGAGAAACTCTGGACGGACTTGAAATCGACCCGGCCGGTCTCATCTTCGACCAGGTCGCTTTTTTCCTTGCCGGTATTGACGATCAGTTCGAACCAGCCATCTTCGCCGGGGGTGGGCGCCTGCCCTTGGGCCAGGGGAAAATACTCCAGTTTTTGTCCCTGGGCGGCCTGGGAGCAAAAGATGGCGACCTGTTCCAGGTCGACTGTTGTGGTGATACCGTGTTTTTGCAGGATGGTGATCAGTTCGGCGGGGGGGAGGCTGTTGTTCGTTTCATAGACAGTGATCGACGCACTACACTCGAGTTCGCTGTTGCGCAGATAAAGGTTCAGGGCATAGGCGTCGGTGACAAATTCACCGAGCTGCTTGGTACCGACCTCAACGCGTTGTTCGACTTTCTGGGAACCCAATTTATTATCCGCTCAGATGGAAATAGTCATTGTTTCGTTTTGTCCCGGCATATCGTGAAGGTAGTATTTAGCTCATATCGGATTTTGGGCCAGTTTCTTTAGTCCTTTTCTGGGGTTCTGCTTTGCTCTGATCCATTGGCTCCGCACATGTTGCTGTTTTTTTCAGAGATTGATAATTAAAATATTGTTTTTGTTGTGAGTGTTTATGACAAATTTGCACCATAATTTCAAGCGTGATCTGGCCGAGGTGTCCTGGCGGGAGTTGCGCATCCACCTGCAGCGCGATGCTCTTATCCTGGTTGCGACCGAACTGGACCTGGTCACGGCGGCGGTTGGCGTTGCCGAAGATGACACCGCGCAGGTCCAGCAATGGATCGCCACCGGGCTGCTCGGCAAGCCCTCGGCCGAGCAACTGCAGGACTGGGAACGGGAGAGCTCCCGGCCGTTTCGGATGTTGATCGTCAAACCATTTATTTTGATTCAGGATGTCTGTCATGCCTGACCGATTTGTGGCCTCGCTGGCCGATTACCGCGGACCGGCGGTGTTCAATCCCTGGGGTGAAAGCGACCCGCTGTACGATCTTGGTCCGCAGGGAGTCGAGATTCGTCGGCGCCAACTGCACTGCTATCTGCAGGAGCGGATCGGGGTTGCAGACAGTCTGCTCTGTGCCGAAGCGATCGGTTACCAAGGGGGGCATTTCAGTGGGATACCGATGACCTCCGAGCGGTTATTGCTGGGCGGGTTGCAGTCCAAAAACCTGCAACCCGAGATGGTGTTCAAGGGGATTGCGGCGCAACGCACCAGTACCCCGGAGATTCGCCCATTGGGCTTTACCGAACCGACCGCCACCATTGTCTGGGGCTTTTTTGCCGACCAGAGGATCGATCCGCGTCGGGCGGTGCTCTGGAACGCTTTCCCCTGGCATCCCTATCATCCGCAGCGGGGGATGCTCAGCAACCGGACCCCGACCGATGACGAACTCGCCGCCGGGCACAGAGTATTGCGGCAGTTGCTTGAGCTGGGCAGCTTCAGGCAGGTGATCGCCATTGGTGAAAAGTCAGCGACCCAGTTGGAACGCCTGGGGATTAGCGCCACCAAGGTCCGCCACCCGGCCAATGGCGGCGCCGGTAAATTCAGATCTCAGATGCACGCATTGTTCGCCAGATAATTCCGAATCATAGCCGGTCCTCCTTTCCAAAGGGGGGCCGGCTTTTCCGGCTGCCAGCAAAGCCCGGCAGCTGCATGAATTGATGAGGTGTTATGTCGATTGAGGTCATTCAGCAGCAGATCAGGCGTTTCCTGGCCAGCGAAGCGCCCGAAGTCATGTCGATCAAAGGGGCCTGGGGGGTCGGTAAGACCTATGCCTGGAACACCTATCTGCTCCAGGCGAAAAATCAGCAGAAGGTCGCCTTACACAAGTACTCCTACGTTTCCCTGTTCGGGATCAACAGCCTGAGCGACTTGAAATTTTCCATTTTTGAAAACCTGGTCGAAGAAAAAATGATCGGTCGCAAACCGACCATCGAAACATTTCGAAACAATGCCGACGCATTAGCGCGCAGTATTGGGCAGAATGTCCTCCCCCTTATCCCCGCCCGACGGACCCCGGAAGCCTACCACAACATCTTCTCTTCTCTGCTGTTTCTTTCCTTGGAAAAAGCGCTTATCTGTATCGATGATTTTGAACGCAAGGGGCACGGTATTGCCGCGCAGGATATCCTGGGGCTGATCAGCCAGCTGAAAGAACAAAAAAAATGCAAGGTTATTCTGATTCTCAATGACGAAAGCTTAAGCGGCGACTCTTCCCTCGACTATGTCAAGCTGCGCGAAAAAGTGATCGATACCGAGCTGCGTTTTGCGCCGACCGCCAGAGAGTGTGTCGCCATCGCCCTGACCCGGGATCGGGTGGCCAGGCTATTGGGGGATGACATCGTCACGCTCGGCATCAACAATATCCGTGTTATCAAAAAGATCGAAAAACTGGCGTTGACCGTCATTCCTGTCCTGAAGGATTACGAGGAGCAGGTCCTTAAGCGAGCCCTGCATTCCCTGGCCCTGCTGGCCTGGTGTTATTACAGTCGGGCACAGGATATTCCGGATTATCAGTTTGTGCTCGGCCGGAACAGCAGCTTCAGCGACCTTGACGATACCGCCTTGACTACCCAGCAGCAGAGCTGGTGCGCCGTCTTACGCCGTTACGATAATTATTCCTTCGACGATTTTGATGCCCCGATGGCCCGCTTCGTGGAAAACGGTTACCTCGATGAAGCCTGGTTGCGGAAGGAGGCGGAGGTCTTTAACGAAAAGTTACGGGCCGACCGGTCGCAAAGTTCCTTTCAGGCGGCCTGGCGCAAATTTAATGAGTCCTTTGCAGACAACAGCCGCGAGGTGATCGGCTGTCTTTCCGAAAGTTTCAAAGACAACGCCAGGTTTATCAGCCCGGCCAACCTGGACGGTGCGGTCCGCCTGTTGCGCAATCTGGGCAAGGATGCCCTGGCGACCAGGATCATTGATCTGTATATCGAAAAAAGAAAAGCGGAGGTGGAACTGTTCAATCTCGATTCCAGATTGTGGGCGGGAGCGATCAAAGACGCCGAGGTGATCACCAAGTTCGAGCAGACTTTCCAGGCCCGCAAAGGACTCCGTTCGCTGGAGGAGACCTGCCGCCTCCTGCTGGCCGGAGAGGCCCCTGCCGATGAGGATGAAGCGCTGCTGGCGCAGGGTTCGGTGGCCGAATATGTGGCGCTGTTCAAAAAGCTCAAGGAACCGGAGTTGTCGCGGATCATCGACCTTTGCCTGCAATTCAGTCGGCTTGGTGGCACCACCGCCTGTCAGGAGGCGATTGCCGACCGCGCCGCCGAGGCGCTTCGCCGGATCGGTCGTGAGAATAAGCTCAACGCCAGTCGGGTTTTGCGTTTCGGCATCAAAGTCGATTAACCGGACCGTCCCCTGCCCAGAGCAGTTGTTGTGGTGTTCGTTCTTTTCCGTCCCTTGGCGGCGGTTGGAATATTTTTTGCTGTCGCTGCTGAGTGATGTTCAGCAAGGTTCTCTGACGGCGTTCTTCTGACCGGTGCAAATTTCATCGCTTCGGGGCGGATAGTGGTTATGAAAATTAAACTGAGAAATGTCTTGCTGCTGACGGTTGTCCCGTTGGCGGTCTTCCTGCTGCTGTTCTGGGTCATCTATGCGACGACCAGGACCATTGCGGAAGAAACGATCCTTGATCACCAGCGTAATATCGTTGCCCATGCCGCGGCCACGACCGACATGTGGCTGCAGTTGCAAAAAAAGGTCATGCGTTCGGTTATCGAGGAAATCGACCGGATCGATAGCCATGATAACGCAGCGGTCCTCAGGGTTCTGGAACAGGCGCTCAAGGCCGGCGAGTTCAGTGATGTTTATCTCGGCCTGGATGACGGGACCATGATCGACGGTGCCGGCTGGCTTCCCCCGACCGGGTATGATCCGCGCAATCGTCCCTGGTATCTCCATGGCATGGTCAATAGCGAAATCTCGCTATCGTCGCCCTACGTTGACATGACGACCGGGCAGATGGTGATTGCCATGACCTCGCCGTTGTTGCGAAACGGCCAGCTGTACGGCGTGGTCAGTGGGGATATCATCCTCGATTCCCTGGTCAATAATGTCATTAATTTGAAAGTCGGTGATAAAGGGTACTCTTTTATTATCTCCGCCAATGGAACCATTGTCGTTCACCCCGACCAGAGCCTGCTGATGACTCATAAACTGCAGGATCTCGATGGCAGCCTGAAGGGGGTCATTGCCGCGTTCCAGCGCAATGCCCAGGGGACCTACAAATATTTCCTGCATGGTAAGGAGAACATCCTCGCCTACCAGTTTCTCGACGATGTCGATTGGTATCTCTGCACCACGATGAGCACGGCGGAAGCCTATGCACTGTCGGGGAAAACCTCAATGCTGTCGGCCATGGAAGCCGTGTTGAAGCTGCTCGGGGTGTTCGCCGGAATCGCCTTGCTCGGAGTCGGCGGCAGCGCCCTGGGGCTGCTGTTTTTCAATAAGCGCTTTCAGTTCACCGTCAAGCAGCATCAGGATGTGATCAACGGCATGAACGAGGACCTGAAGTGGAATATCACCCGCAGAAAGGCCATTGAAACCCATTACCAGACCCTCTTTCACGTCGCCAATGATGCGATCATGGTCAGCAAGGGGACGGTTTTTGTCGAATGCAACGAGCGGGCCCGGGAGATGCTGGGGGCCAGGGAGTACGGCATCATCGGTAACAACATGCTCGATATATCACCGGCTTACCAGGCCGATGGCAAGAGCAGCTACCAGCATCTGCAAAAAATCATCGATGCCGCCGGGTTGGGAAAACAGCAGTTCTTCCAGTGGACGTTTTTGCGCAGTAACGGCTCGGAGTTCCCCGCCGAAGTCAGTCTCAAAAAACTCCATCTGAACAACGAGCAGCTGATCCTGATGAGTATCCGCGATATCTCCAAGCGCGCCACTGCCGAGCAACAGCTGCGCCAGGCTCAGAAAATGGCGGCCATGGGGGAGATGCTCGGGGCTATCGCTCATCAGTGGCGGCAGCCTTTGAACACCCTCTCGACCTATGTCTCCAGTTTGCAGTCGGCTTTTTACAATCAGCTGATCAACCGCGAATTTGTCGACAAGCTGGTGCAGAATGCTGATACCCAGATCCAGTTCATGTCGAAAACCATCGATGACTTTCGCCAGTTTTTCAAACCGTCCAAGACCAAGGAGCGTTTTTCCCTGATCAAGTCGGTGGAGAATGCCATCAAGCTGGTCGAGCCGAGTTTTCGCCAGACCGATGTCGCCATTCGCGTACAGCAACCGCAGGCGGTCGAGGATTTTCTTGTTTACGGCTATCAGAGCGAATTCAGTCACGTTATCGTGAATATCCTTTCCAACGCCAAGGATGCCGTGAATGGCGCGGGGGCGAGCGACGACAAACTCATTGAAATCGCTTTCGAGGTGGATGAGGAAAATGTTAAGGTCACGATCAGCGACAGCGGTCCCGGGATTCCCGAACCTATTCTCGGGCAGATTTTTACCCCCTATTTCACCACCAAGGGGACCGCGTCCGGAACCGGCCTTGGCCTCTACATGGCCAAGGTTATTGTTGAAAATGAAATGAACGGACGCCTGGTCGCCGAGAATTGTCGGACCGGAGCCCGTTTCACCATCCTGCTGCCGAAGGCCGAAACCGTCTGACTAACGGCTTTAATAATGAGGGACCGCCGATGTTTGATTTCAAGAACGGCCAGCCGACTATTCTGCTGGTGGATGACGAACCGGACGAACTCGAAGCGTACCGTTTTTTGCTGCTGTCCATGGGATTGCAGAAGGTCGAGACCCTGCAGGACAGCCGCCAGGTCATGGCGCGGCTGCCGCAGCTTGATCAGCCGATCGTGTTTCTCGATCTGAACATGCCGCACAAATCAGGCCTTGAGCTGCTGGGCGAGATCAAGGACGCCCTGCCTCAGGTGCCGGTGGTGATCTGTACCGCCAACTCGGAGATCGAAACCGCCGTTGAATGTCTTCGCCGGGGGGCTCACGATTATCTGGTTAAACCGATCAACGCCAACTCCTTCGGGTCGGCGTTGCGCAGCGCTGCGGAGATTCAGGCCCTGCGCTCCGAGGTTTTCGCCTTGAAAGGGATTGGCCTGGGCGGGGACCTTAAACAGCCCGAGGCTTTTCGTTCCATTGTCACCGGCAACTCGCAGATGCTCAACATGTTCAGGTATCTGGAAGCGATTGCCGGGACCGGCCAACCGCTGCTGATCCTTGGGGAGACCGGGACCGGCAAGGAACTGGTCGCCCGGGCGGTGCACCAGGCCAGCGGGCTGGCCGGCGAGTTCGTCGCCGTGGATGTCTCGGGGCTGGACGATATGCTGTTTTCCGACGCCCTGTTCGGCCATGTCCGAGGCGCTTACACCGGCGCCGACAACCTGCGGCCGGGGTTGATCGAAAAGGCAAAAGGCGGAACCCTCTTTCTGGATGAAATCGGCGATCTCGGGGAAGCATCGCAGGTCAAGCTGCTGCGCCTGCTGCAGGAAAAAACCTATTATCCACTGGGTTCGGATACGCCCAAGCACAGTGCCGCCCGGATCATCGCGGCGGCCAATAAAAGTCAGCCGGCGCTGGCCGGCGGGGAGGAAGGTTTCCGGCAGGATCTCTATTATCGCCTCAGCACCCATCTGGTCAAACTTGCGCCGCTGCGGGAGCGCCGTGAAGATATTGCGTTGCTGGCCGAAACCATGATTCGGGAAGCCGCCGTCAGTATGGGGCGGGATATTCCGCAGCTCAGCCCGCAGGCGCTCCGGCTGCTGCAGGCCCATGATTTTCCCGGCAACATCAGGGAGCTGAAGACCTATCTGTTCGACAGCGTTGCCCGTGCTTTTACCGGGGAGATCACCCCGGAACTGATCAGTGAACGACTGCACGGGATAGCCCCCGCCGTAGCGCGGACGAGTGGGGAAGCACAGGGTCTCGAAGCCCTGTTCGGTTATTTTCCCACCCTGGATCAGCTCGGCGAATTTGCCGTTGACAGCGCGTTGCAGCGAACCGGCTTCAATCAGAGTCAGGCCGCCCGATTGCTGGGGATTTCCAAGCAGGCTCTTCACAAACGGCTGAAAAAAAGGGAACAGGGGACCGCCCCTTCCTGAACCATGACCTTTTGGTCCGGCTGCATTTCTCGTCAACCATTCGCGTCAACCATTGTCCCCGTGGTCAACCTAGGGGAACCGTTTTTCCAACTGTTTTGCCCTGTTTCGCCCCGCTCCGCTCGAATTCTGATCTGGCATTGCATTTGCTGTTCCCCGCTGAAACATTTTTTCGTAACCCAGCGTTGTCGCCAACCGCACCCCGCGCTTGGCGACAGGCCCTTATTTCAGCGGGAGGAAGACTATGGCAACAGCTTACCGGACCTATATCAACGGCGAATGGCTCGACACCGGCAGGTCCCTGGAGGTCCACAATAAATTCAGCGGCGCAGTGTTCGCAACGGTGGCGACGGTCGATGCCGCCCAGACCGCAGCCGCCATTGACGCGGCGGCCGCGGCGTTTGCGACCTTTCGTAAATATCCGGCCCACCGGCGGGCGCAGATCCTCGAGCGGACCGCGGAACTGATCCTGGAGCGGGGGGAGGAGATCGCCGCGATCATCTGCCAGGAAGCGGGCAAGGCCTGGAAATTCTCCATGAACGAAGTCCAGCGCAGCGCCGAAACCTTTAAATTCGCAGCCGAGGAGGCCAAGCGCCTGCACGGCGAGACCATTCCGGTCGATGCCAGTTGTTTCGGCGAGAATCGGGTCGGCTATTTCATCAAGGAGCCGATCGGAGTGATCGGGGCGATTACCCCCTTCAATTTCCCCCTCAACCTGGTCGCCCACAAGGTTGCTCCGGCCATTGCCGCCGGTAACACGGTGGTGCTCAAACCCGCCTCCAGTACCCCGATTTCGTCCATCATCCTGGCCGAGATCATGGCCCTGGCCGGGCTGCCCAAAGGGGTCCTCAATGTGACCGTCGGCTCCGGCGGTACGGTCGGCGACGCCATCGTGCTCAATCCCAAGTGCAAGAAAATCACCTTTACCGGCTCCCCGGGAGTCGGCGAACAGATCATGAAAAAGGCCGGCATCAAAAAGGTCACCCTGGAGCTGGGGAACAACTCGGCGACCCTGATCGAAGCCGACGCCGACCTTGAAAAAGCTGCCGCCCGCTGCGTGGTCAGCGCCTTTTCCAACTCCGGGCAGGTCTGTATCTCCCTGCAGCGGATCTACGTCAACCGGGCTTGCCTGGAACGCTTCACGGAACTGTTTCTTGCCAAGGTCAAGCAGCTCAAAGTCGGAGACCCCCTCGATCGGGACTGCGATGTCGGGCCGATGATCGACGCCGGTGAACTTGCGCGCATCGACGGCTGGGTAAAGGAAGCTGTCGCCCAGGGCGCGGTGCTGGCCTGCGGCGGCCAGGCGGACGGTATGGTCTATCCGCCGACGGTGCTCACCAATGTCACTGAAGAGATGAAAGTCATGTGTCTGGAGACTTTCGCTCCGGTGGTCTCCATCGTCCCCTATGACGATTTTACGACCGCCCTGGAGTGCGTCAATTCCTCGGATTTCGGGCTCCAGGCCGGGGTGTATACCAACGACATCAACAAGGCCCTGCAGGCGGTTGACGATCTTGATGTCGGCGGGGTCATGATCAACGACACCGCCACCTTCCGGGTTGACCACCTGCCGTACGGCGGCAACAAGCTGTCCGGTCTCGGGCGCGAGGGGGTGCGGTTTGCCTTGGAGGATATGACCAACATCAAGATGGTAATGATCAATCGAAACTGATGATTGCGGCCTTTTCGTGGTCAAGCCAGAAGGGAGCTAATTTAAGCAACTCTGCAGTAAACTCGGGACTGTCCCCAGGGTCATCGGGGGCTGTCCCAAGAGTTTGCGAGCCATGGAACTGTAGCGGTTAGCACCGCAAAGCCCTGGGACAGCCCCCGGGCAGGGCCAGTCCCAGGGCTTTGCTGCTATCGACTCTTACC
This genomic window from Pelobacter seleniigenes DSM 18267 contains:
- a CDS encoding sigma-54-dependent transcriptional regulator; translated protein: MFDFKNGQPTILLVDDEPDELEAYRFLLLSMGLQKVETLQDSRQVMARLPQLDQPIVFLDLNMPHKSGLELLGEIKDALPQVPVVICTANSEIETAVECLRRGAHDYLVKPINANSFGSALRSAAEIQALRSEVFALKGIGLGGDLKQPEAFRSIVTGNSQMLNMFRYLEAIAGTGQPLLILGETGTGKELVARAVHQASGLAGEFVAVDVSGLDDMLFSDALFGHVRGAYTGADNLRPGLIEKAKGGTLFLDEIGDLGEASQVKLLRLLQEKTYYPLGSDTPKHSAARIIAAANKSQPALAGGEEGFRQDLYYRLSTHLVKLAPLRERREDIALLAETMIREAAVSMGRDIPQLSPQALRLLQAHDFPGNIRELKTYLFDSVARAFTGEITPELISERLHGIAPAVARTSGEAQGLEALFGYFPTLDQLGEFAVDSALQRTGFNQSQAARLLGISKQALHKRLKKREQGTAPS
- a CDS encoding aldehyde dehydrogenase family protein; protein product: MATAYRTYINGEWLDTGRSLEVHNKFSGAVFATVATVDAAQTAAAIDAAAAAFATFRKYPAHRRAQILERTAELILERGEEIAAIICQEAGKAWKFSMNEVQRSAETFKFAAEEAKRLHGETIPVDASCFGENRVGYFIKEPIGVIGAITPFNFPLNLVAHKVAPAIAAGNTVVLKPASSTPISSIILAEIMALAGLPKGVLNVTVGSGGTVGDAIVLNPKCKKITFTGSPGVGEQIMKKAGIKKVTLELGNNSATLIEADADLEKAAARCVVSAFSNSGQVCISLQRIYVNRACLERFTELFLAKVKQLKVGDPLDRDCDVGPMIDAGELARIDGWVKEAVAQGAVLACGGQADGMVYPPTVLTNVTEEMKVMCLETFAPVVSIVPYDDFTTALECVNSSDFGLQAGVYTNDINKALQAVDDLDVGGVMINDTATFRVDHLPYGGNKLSGLGREGVRFALEDMTNIKMVMINRN